ACCCGCATTTGGAAATCCTACCAAACCAACATCTGCCAATAGCTTCAATTCTAAAACTATAGCTTTTTCTTCTCCGGGAATTCCGGGTTGAGCATATCGTGGTGTTTGATTAACTGAAGTTTTAAAGTGGCTGTTTCCCAAGCCGCCTTTACCACCTTCCAGCAATACCATTTCTTCTCCATGCTCCAGTATTTCTCCTATTTTTTCGCCTGTATCAGCATCTTTGGCAATGGTTCCTATTGGAACCTCCAGAATTTGACTTTCGCCGGACTTACCACTTCTATTTCCTCCTTCTCCGGGCTTGCCATTGTCTGCAAAAATATGTTTTCTGTATTTCAGGTGGATTAATGTCCAGATTTGTTTGTTCCCCTTGATGATTACATGACCTCCATTGCCTCCATCTCCGCCATCAGGCCCGCCCTTAGGCACATATTTCTCTCTACGAAAATGAGCAGATCCCGATCCGCCACTTCCGGAACGGGCATAAATTTTTACATAATCGACAAAATTACTTTTTTCCACAATTTTTTTAATCAGGTGTAGACTTTCAACTCTTCTTTCAAAAGCTGAAAGGTCTCATCTATAGAGCCGGTTCCTTTAACCAGAGATAGTTTGTTATTCCTTTTGTAATATTCAGCTACGGGCTCTGTTTTTGACCTGTATTCAATAATTCGCTTACGAATAATACTCTCATCTTTATCATCGGGACGACCGGATGTTTCTCCCCGCTTCAGCAATCGCTTAACCAACTCTTCTTCATCAACGGTTAAAGCTAAAACAATACTGATAGAGGTATTTTTAAATTCTAAGAGTTTATCCAAAGCCTCTGCCTGAGCAACAGTTCTTGGAAATCCGTCAAAAATAAATCCTTTTGCATCTTCATTTTCATCTAACCGATTACTAATCATTCCAATCACCACTTCATCAGGAACTAAAAGCCCTTTATTCATAAAGTTTTTGGCTTCCATACCCAAAGGAGTACCTCTTGAAATTTCATCGCGCAGTAAATCACCCGTTGAAGTATGCAGTAGTTGATATTGTTCAACTATATTGGCTGCTTGCGTGCCTTTTCCGCTTCCCGGAGGGCCAAACAAAATAATATTTAACATTTATAATTCAAATTTCGCTTAAAGTCAATCAAAAGTACTAAATAAAAACAAAAAATGACTTGTAATCTGTTCTAAAATAAATTAAGCCTGTGAATTTATCAAGTTTTTGCATTAATTATCGGGATTTTCCAATGTCTTATCCACAATTCGTTGCAATTCTTCTCTGAGTTTTGTTTTTCGAACTTGTTTTAAAAAATGATGAGGAGATGCTGCTCTTTCAAGACAATCCTCTGCCGGACATCTTTCACAAGTATCATTAACTTCCCTTTCAACGATATCTTCATCATTCCAAAATTTTATTTTCCGCCTGAAGGTTTCATTCATTAGTATACCTATTGTTACACTTGTATTAGCATTTGAAGTAGGTTTTTTGGAGCGCCCGACGGAAATACAAAAATATTGGTTTTCAGAATTCATAAATCGGGAGCGCTGCAAACGTATCAGGTATCTTTGTTTTTTTTCTGCTTTTTGAATATTTTTTAATTCTCTGAGCAGACGAATACTAATCCATCTTCTGCAATAGTGTTCCTGGATCGGACTTCCATGAGGATTGTGAAGCATAGATAAGTGGAGCTCATGGGTGAGGTTGTAAATTTCACTTTCCCAACTATTATCGATTCGTAGAAAAAACAAACTTCTTATTTGAAAAAACTTCGGAAGTAAGGTCGTGAGCCTGTACATCAATACTTCCGGTGTTGCGTGATAATCTTCCATTAATTTAGAGAATGCTGACTCATTAAATTTTCGCTTTTGAAAAATGTTTTTTAACTTTTCACAAATTTGGTCAGCCGGCAATAGTAAGACCGTTGCAAAATAAGCCGACTTAAAGTTATTCAACATTAACTCAAAGCTGTTTTGCTCAATGTTTAAAGATGTGGAAGGTCGTTCTTTAATACCCATAAATGAAAAGCCCAGCTCCTTAGCTAACACAAAAATACGGGCATCTGCTTCTAATTGTGGATGTATATATAAAACAGGTTTTGAAGCTTCCACATAAATCATTCTGAATGGAGATGTGTTTTCATCTTGCATCATTTCCAAATCACGAATTTCATAGCCGTATTTATCTTTCAAAATTATCTCTAAAACCTCCGGATTCCTGACCGGCCGGTCTCCAAAGCCAAATTCTTCCCGAAATGTTCTCCCGGCTTTTTCTATTTCCGGAAAATAGTTGTCATACAATTCCTGATATGACCGGAGAGCCGCAAAGTAAAACTCCTCAGGACTCAAATCATAATTTCTCGAAAGCTCAATAATTGTGCTTATAAAAGCATTCAATTTGGCCGGTGCATTGGAAACCAAATCAGCTAACTTATTCAATTCCAGACCAAAAAGATCCAAAGGCATCTCCTGCAAAAAATTAGAATTCAATATTGCAGCAACTAATTTAAGCTTCTTGCTCATTTTGAGAGAGACAAGTTCGTCATAGGTGGTATCTAATGCAGCTGCTACAGATGCTATTTTTTCAGCTTTCGGGTATTTCTTACCCTTCTCAATCTCATTTAAATATGAAACGGACATTCCGGAAGCAGCAGCCAGTTCAGAAAGGTTCATTTCTTTTTCCTGTCTCAACTGCTTTAACTTCATCCCGAAAATTAAGCGTATGTTTTCTTCTTTTATCATTCAACTATTTAATATGGACAAATTTATACTTTTTTTTATAAATCAATTTTGAATACTTTCAGTAATCTACTCTATTGATTTTTTGAAATAGCCTCTTTTAATGATTTTTTGAAAGATGTCAGCTCATCCGGCCCCAGTATAATCTTTTTTCCATTACTTAGTTCTAACAGTAGCAAAATATCCCTCCTTCGTGTATAAAACACCATGTCTCCAAACTTTGCATTTCTGAACTTTCCGTAATAGCCGAAAACACCGCCATTTCCAAATGACCGCCAGGTATTTTTCATTTCATCTTTCTCAACTGCCCTTACCAGTATGATTTCAGAAAGTGGAATGCTTTTCGTTCCTAATTTTCGTAAAATATTCAGGTTTTTCTTTTCAATAACATATCCATAGGGCGCATATCCCCAGGTAAAAACAAGAATGAAGGAAAATAAAACTAACATTAAAGCCGGGATGGTAACAGGTTCTTCCGGTGCTCCTAACAAAATCAGAATCTGAAAAAATATTATAAACAAAAAGACGCCTCCAATCAAAAAAGTGATTATTCGGCAAATTTTATCGGGACTGGTTTTATACATCATTCTATTTTTTTTTGTAAAAATACAAACACTATATTACATTGAAGAAATGACAAACATTGATGCATAAACAATTTAAAATTAAAAATATCCTTAACTTTAGTTTTTTTTAAATCAACACCTATGTTTAAAAGGTTTCAACTAAGCTACTTTCTGAGTCTTACTTATCTTTTTTTTGGCCTTATATGGATTTATTTTTCAGACAGGTTTCTATTGTCAATAGTAGAAACGGATAATGGAGAATTGATTACAACCTTACAGTCCTATAAAGGATATGGATTTGTATTAGTAAGTACATTAGTTTTGTTTGTTCTTTCCGATTACCTGACAAAAACGCTTAGGGAAAGTAAAAAAAGTTATGAAGATTTATTCAAATTAAATCCTTTGTATACCTGGTTGGTCGATCAGAATACAAATAAGATTTTATTATGTAACGATGCTGCTATTGAAAAATACGGATATACAAAAGAAGAGTTTAAACAGCTGCATTATGATGAAATAGTGTACGAATCTGACTTATATAACCAGACTGAAACTCATTTGCAAAAAGATGGAAGCAAATCTCATGTTGAAGTAATAACCAAGCCTGCACAATATGAAAATAAAGAGGTGCTTATAGTTATTGCAAAAGACATCACAGAGAAGTTAGAATTGAATAAACGGATAAAGGACAAAAATGTAGAATTGGCAAAGTTTAAAAATGCAATTAGTAATTCCTCTTTGGTTTCAATTTGTGATGAAAAAGGAATTATAACAGAAGCAAACAAAAAATTTGCCGATGTAAGCAAATACTCTCTTGAAGAGCTTATAGGTAAGCCATACAATATTCTTAATTCCGGCTATCATGACAAAAGTTTTTTTAAAGACCTATGGACTACGATTTCTTCCGGAAAAGCCTGGAGAGGGGAAATATGTAATCGTACAAAAGACGGAGAGATTTATTGGGTTGACACAAATATTTTTCCTTTCGTCAACAAAGAAGGCAAAATCTATGAATACTTAAGTATTCGAAATGAAATAACAGAGAAAAAAGAGTTTCAGGAGAAGCTTTTGAAAATTAATAAAAAGCTTGATGCTGAGGTGATTCAAAGGACGAAAGAGCTTCAAATGGCTAATGAAAACTTAAAGTCTTTTAACTCAAGTCTTTCGTTTGATTTACAGAAACCAATTGTTGAAAGCATAAAAAATCTGGAATCTTTGAATAAAAACATAAGTGATAAATTAAATGAAAAAGACAAAAGTGATATAAAAAATGTTTTTTATTTTTTAAATAACGCACAAGCCCAAATTCTCAATTTAATGGCCTTTTCTATCATGGGAAATCATGAAAAACGTATTCAAAATCTGGATATGAATAAGATTGTAAACAATGCACTTAGTGAGCTTAAAGCAACTGAATTTCGCTTTTCTGAACACAAAATCGACGTTAAAGATTTGCCGGAAGGTTTAGGTGATGAAAAAATGATAGATCAGGTTGTTCGGGTTCTCCTTTCAAATGCATTAAAATTTTCAGCCAAAAAAGAAAACCCTATAATAGAAGTAGGGTGTTACATCAATCAAGAAAATTCGGAATGTATTTACTTTTTAAAAGATAACGGAATTGGAATTGAAAAAAGCAATCAAGACAAAATCTTTAATGGAATAATTAGCAAGACAGAACAAGAGAATTTTAGTGGAAATGGTGTTGGGCTCGCCATTGCAGATAGAATTATTATGAGACATGGCGGCAAAATATGGTTAGAATCCGAAATAAATGAAGGCTCTACTTTTTATTTTAGCTTACCCTGTGTAGAATAAAGATTTTATTCAGGTACAAAAAATACAGTCGATAAATCTCTGTGCTCTAATGGGTTTTGATGAAAGTTTCTAACGTATGGCTGTAAGATTCTGTGATCTTTGTAATAAAAAATCGGAATAATAGCTGCGTCTTCCATCATAATATTATCTGCAACTTCATACAACTGCATTCTTTCATCAAAATCTACTGTTTGTAAAGCTGCTTCGAAAACAGAATCATAGCGGGCGCTTCTGTAACGAATAGAATTCAAATAACTTTTATCGTCTTCCCGGTCGGGGATATGAATACTATGAAAAAGATTTAAAAAATATTCGGGGTCAGGATAGCTTCCAATCCAGCCTGAGCGCCAAAAATCTGTTTTACCGGTTTCTATATTTTCTAAATGTTGTGCAAAAGGTAAGCGGGTCATATTAACCCGTATATTTAGTGTTTCTTCTAACATTTTTTGAGCGGCCTCAGCTACCTGTTCATTCAGACCTCCACCGGTATTAATTTGTAAAGTGACAGGGGGAAATCCGTTTCCGTTGGGATAACCTGCTTTTGACATATATTCTCTGGCTTTTTCAGGATTATAAGAGTATCCGGTAACATTTTCTGCATTATAACCGGGCATAGATGGTGGGATAAAGCCGTTTTCAGCAGCAATGCCTGTTCCTTTTAATGTAAAATCTGCTATTGTTTGCCGGTTAATTGCATAATTAAATGCTTTTCTGACATTAATATCATCGAACAAGGGGTTAGTGTGTAAAAACCCATAATATTGAATGGCTAAAGTTGGCGTATATTGAAGCTGATACTTGCTATAGTCCGGCTGGAGTTCATCATTTCTGTTAATGACATCATAAATCAACTCTAAAGGCAATCGGTACATCATATCTAAATTCCCCTTTCTAAACTCTAATAGTTCTGCTTTTTTATCATTTATAAAGCTCACTCTTACGCCGTCAAGATAGGGTAAAGCATTACCATGCTCATCCACCCGCCAATAGTTTTCATTTCTGCTTAGTATCACTGTTTCATCCTGTCGGATTGCAGTAAGCTTAAAAGGACCTGTACCTACGGTATGAATTCTCATATCTCTACCGTATTTTTCATAGGCTTCATGAGGGAAAACTGAGGTGAAATTCATGGCCAGTATATACAAAAAACTGGCAAAGGGCTCCTCAAGTTCTATCTGAAGAGTGAAATCATCCAATGCTCTAATTCCGCTAACGCCTTCCGGCAAAGGGTTCCCTTCTATAGTAGAAGCATAATATTCATTTGCTCCTTTTACTCTGTTTTCAAATATCCAAAATCCCTGATTAGTGATGCTGGCTTCGCAAAGTTTGTTAAAGCTCCATACAAAGTCATGAGCATTTACCAGGCGTCCTTTCCCGTCAGGAAAACAAGGATCGTCATGAAAATATACATCCTGACGTAGTTGAAAAGTAAATAAAGTTGCCTGGCTGTCAATTTCCCACGATTCGGCTATTAGAGGTTCTATCAACAAGGTTTCCTGATTCATTTTTACCAATCCTTCATAAATTTGGTTAGCTATTCGGCTACCCCCTACTTCTGTGATATTATGCGGGTAAAGGCTCCTGAGGAACTCTACTTCATTTATACGAAAGACCCCCCCGTAATACTTCCCTCCATTTGCCTCTGTCAAAACTCTGGCTTGCTGCTGACCGGTGTCACAGGAGGTTAAAAACAGAAAAGAAGAAAATAAAAAAATGGAAAAAAAAGATTTTGCTGACATTCTATGGTTTTAAAAACTTGTGGTAAATACTAATTGATTCTGCTATTTATAATTTCTTCAACGATTTTAGGGTCCAGTAAAGTAGAGGTATCTCCAAGATTTGAAACATCCCCTTCTGCAACTTTCCGTAAAATCCGGCGCATAATCTTCCCGGATCTTGTTTTTGGCAACCCTGAAACCAATTGAATTTTATCCGGTTTGGCTATTTTCCCAATTTTTTGAGCGACCGTTTCAATGATTTCTGCCCGGATAGTATCTGAGTTACCTTCAATCTGTTCGCAAATCACAAAAGCATAAATTCCCTGCCCTTTGATTTCGTGCGGATAGCCAACAACTGCTGACTCTACAACTTTTTGATTAAAATTAATGGCTTCTTCTATTTCTGCTGTTCCAAAGCGATGCCCAGAAACATTTATAACATCATCTACCCGGCCAATTATTCTGTATAAGCCATCCTTATCTCTTTTTGCTCCATCTCCGGTAAAATAGTGATTTTTAAAAGCTGAAAAATATGTTTTTCGACAACGTTCATGGTCGCCATAAGTAGTTCGCAAAATAGATGGCCAGGGATATTTAATACACAATAAGCCTTCCTTTTCATTTTCGGTTATTTCTTTTCCGGATTTGCTTAACAATACCGGCTGAATTCCCGGAAGTGGTACTGCAGCATGGGCCGGTTTCATAGGCGTAAAATCTCCCATAGTTGAAATCATTATGCCGCCGGTTTCTGTCTGCCACCAGGTATCTACTACCGGGCAATTGCCTTTTCCGATTTCATTATAATACCAGTTCCAGGCTTCTTCATTTATGGGCTCACCAACCGTTCCCAAAATCTTCAGTGATTCAAGACTGTAGGGCTTTACATATTCTAATCCGGCTGCCATTAGTGAACGAATTGCTGTTGGTGCTGTATAAAAAATATTTACCATATGCTTATCAATTACCTGCCAAAATCTACCGGCATCCGGAAAAGTTGGAATTCCCTCAAAAGCTATGGTTGTAGCTCCCGTTAGCAGCGGTCCGTAAACTAAATAGCTGTGCCCTGTAATCCAACCAACATCCGCCGAACACCAATATACATCCTCCTCATTGTATTGAAATACATTTTCAAAAGAATATGCCGTATAAACCATATAGCCACCGCAGGTATGAACTACCCCTTTAGGTTTGCCGGTAGAACCGGACGTATATAAGATAAAAAGTAAATCCTCTGCGTCCATTTCTTCGGCTTCACATTCTTTGCTCACACCCTTCAATTCTTCATGCAGCCATAAGTCGCGACCTTCTTTCATATCTACTTTCTCGCCCACCCTCTCCGTTACAATTACTTTCTCAACTGAAGGACAATCTTTTACGGCAGTGTCAACTATACTTTTTAAAGAAATTTGCTTTGCTCCTCTATTTAAACCATCAGCTGTTAAAACCATACGTGCATTTGCATCTATAATTCTATCCGCTAATGCCTGAGCTGAAAATCCGGCAAAAACTATTGAGTGTACCGCTCCAATTCGGGCACATGCCAGCATTGCTATAACGGTTTCAATAATCATAGGCATGTAAATACAAACTCTGTCGCCTTTTTTTACATCATTCTTTTTGAGGACATTGGCAAACTGACAAACTTTTTCATAAAGTTCTCTGTATGTAAGGCTTAAAAACTTTTCGTCCGGATCATTCGGCTCCCAGATTAAAGCTGTCTTATCTCCTCTTTTCTCCAAATGACGGTCTAAACAATTTTCGGTAATATTCAGCTTTCCATTTATAAACCACTTTACATCAGGCTTTTGAAAGTCCCATTCACAAACCTTGTCCCATGTTTTTCTCCAGGTGAAATTCCGGGCAACATCTTCCCAAAAAGCTTCCGGGTTTTCAAGGCTTTTCTTTTTAGCTTTTTCAAAAGACTCCGGGCTATTTATTCTGTAACTCATTTTTCAAATTTTTGGACTTAAAGTTAACAATCTTTAATAAAAATGTAACTATTCCCCATTAACATCTCCTTTGAAATGGCTAAATAGGGGAAGTACCTTCTCAATAATTTCCTTTTGACATTTTTTTCTTTGAAATTTGGTTTTCCTGAAGTTTGGGTTGACTGAGAACGCCCCAAGTCTTTATAAATTAATCACTCGCAAGCTTCGAATACAGAAAATTATCTTTTAAGCATAAAGTTTGCAAGGTCTTTATCTAAAAAATTGGTTGCTTTTATTTCGCCAACAGCAATGATAGCATATTTGTCGTTGGTAGTAAAAATGGTTTTTATTTTGTTCTCCAAATCATTGAAATCACCTTTCCACTTTAATAAAACTGCGGCATGATTTAATAGAATAAACCCCCGGGGATTTAATGCATTTAAATCTGAAAGTCTGGAGGCATCAGGAAAGTCTGTTATTAATTCCATTTCATAATTCTTTGCTCCTTCACGAACATTAAATACAGGCGTTCCCTCTTCCTTGCCTTGGAATTCAAAGTTAGTTGGTTCTTGCTCAGAACTTACTTTAACTAAATCGTCCGCTTCAAAAGTAATTAAGTACCACATCTTTTATTTTTGTACTACCGAATATATGTAATTTTATTCGAGTACTAAGGCTATTCCGTTTTTGTTTTTTCTTGCAGGTTAAGAATTCTTTTGTAGAATTTCCGGTCTGTGCGGTTATTTTCTATTAAATGCATCTTTAGAACACTTTATTATTACGTCATAAATATCGAAACATTTCAACATCATAGTTGGGTATATGGCAAAACAGTATAGTTTTCAACTTTGTATTTTTAAATCCTTTTCAATAACAATTAAAATTTAGATGTCGTATTAAGACTCAAACTAAATACTTGTATACACCTAAATTCTTTTAAATGTCTGGTGTTAACGAGTAAATATTACTATAAAAGTGAATAATGATAACCCTACCTACAACTCATGACAAAAGTCAATTAAACTTATATTCTACGCTGTCGGTACTATAAATATATAAGGTGGAGGTCCAATTAAATATGGGCTAAAATAAAAAAAGTCCTTAAATTAATTTAAGGACTTTTTTGTATAAGATGCGGTCCGGACGGGACTCGAACCCGCGACCCCCTGCGTGACAGGCAGGTATTCTAACCAACTGAACTACCGGACCAATGAACTTTCTTCTTTCACTTCGCTAAAAGTGAATGCAAATTTAACAACTAATTTCTAAATAAATCAACAACAAAGCTATATTTTTTTTAAAAGTGAATTTTAGCTGTTTTTTCTTTCAGGTAATTTTTATTAAAAAAGTATTTTTTATTTTAAACAGAAAAAGCTTAACTTAACATAATCTGCTCAGGGGAAATGAAATATATTATACAGAAATATATTTTTTCTGTTTCAAAGAGTGGTTGGGGACTTCAAAAAAATAATAAAGTTTGTGTGCAATAGATAATTTGTAAATTTGCGTTCTAAAAAAAATAAAAGATGATATATCTTGAATTTGAAAAACCGATAGAAGAGCTTGAAGAGCAATTAGAAGGTTTGAAAAAAATATCTGAAAAAGGCAATGTAGATGTTTCTGTTGCAATTAAAGAAGCTGAGTCTAAAATAAAGGAAATCAGAAAGGAAATATATTCAAATCTGACCGGTTGGCAAAAGGTGCAATTGTCCCGTCACCCGGACAGGCCCTACACCTTATATTATTTGAGTGAAATTTGTGAGAATTTCATTGAAATGCACGGAGATCGGCACTTTAAAGATGACAAGGCGATTGTTGGCGGTTTTGGCAGTTTAAATGGTAAGTCTGTGATGTTTATAGGCCACCAAAAGGGCATAAACACGAAAATGCGTCAGTACAGAAACTTTGGTATGGCAAATCCGGAAGGATATAGAAAAGCACTTCGGTTGATGAAATTAGCTGAAAAGTTCAACAAGCCTGTGGTATGCCTTATAGATACTCCGGGAGCATATCCCGGACTGGAGGCTGAAGAGCGCGGACAAGCCGAGGCAATTGCCAGGAATTTATTTGAAATGATAAACTTAAAAGTTCCGGTAATTTGTATTGTTATTGGAGAAGGAGCTTCCGGCGGCGCTTTGGGAATCGGGGTCGGTGATAGAGTTTATATGCTGGAAAACACCTGGTATTCAGTAATTTCTCCGGAAAGCTGCTCATCAATTTTATGGAGAAGTTGGGATTATAAAGAACAGGCTGCCGAACAACTAAAACTTTCTTCAAACAATATGTATAAATTCAAGTTAGTTGATGGCATATTAAAAGAGCCAATGGGTGGAGCCCATGCAAATCCTGAAGAAATGGCTAAAAGGTTAAAGCTCAAACTTGAAAAAACCTTAGCTGAACTTGAAGAAATGACACCTGATGAGCGTATTGAAAAAAGAATTGAAAAATTCTCGTCAATGGGTGTATATGAAGAAACAAAAAGTAAAAAGTGAGCATAGGCAACCTAAAGGAAAAAATACATCTCTATGTCAGGCGTAAAAAGATCAGTAAGATAAACATGCCTGTACGCAGTACTTGTGGCCTTTCACGCGCAAAAAAAATTGGAATTGTCTTCCGTTTAACTTCCGGAGAAAGAGACCAAAAAATCATTAAACTCGGTAAGGATTTAGCCACACAAAATATTATAGCCGACCTGTTGGCTTATACACCCTCACTTAAATCAAAAAAAGGCAACCCCCCTTTGGACGTAGCTATCTTTACGGATAAAGACTTAAACTGGCTATGGTTTCCGAAAAGTAAAAAGCTGAATGACTTTATAAACAATGATTTTGATATTTTAATTAGTTTGTGCACCACTAAATGCATGCCGGTAGAATCAATAGTAGCCTTGTCTAAAGCGGGCTTCAGAGTGGGAGCATACTCTAACCATTCGCTTGCCTTGTATGATTTTATGGTACAAAACAACTTCAAAGGCAAGGAAGAGTTGTTAATGCAGGAAATTATTCATTATTTAAAAATTATAAAATAAACTAAATGCAAATTGAGAAGTTCAAAGGTACAGGTGTAGCGCTGGTTACCCCTTTTACAAAAGACGGAAAAATTGATTTTAATTCATTGGAAAAAGTAATAGAGAATTGTATTTCCGGAAAAGCGGATTATCTGGTTAGTTTAGGCACAACCGGTGAATCTGTAACTTTATCAAAAGCAGAAAAGTCAGAGGTATTAGCGTTTACCATTGAAAAAGTTGCCGGCAGAAAAGCGGTAGTTGTTGGCTGTGGGGGAAACAATACTCAGGCCGTTGTTGAGGAGTTAAAGACTTTGCCAAAAGGAGTCGATGGCGTGCTTTCGGTAAGCCCCTATTACAACAAACCCAATCAAAATGGTATTTATGCGCATTATGCTCATATAGCGAAAAGCACATCGCTGTCCGTAATTTTATATAATGTTCCTTCCAGAACAGGTTCTAATATGACCGCCGACACAACTTTGCGTTTGTCAGAAGATTTTAAAAACATCATTGGAATTAAAGAAGCTTCCGGGAATATTGATCAAATCTCTGAAATCCTGTCTAAGCGAAGACCTGATTTTTTAGTAATCTCCGGTGATGATGCCCTGACTTTCCCCCTTTTATCATTAGGTATAGACGGTGTTATATCAGTGGTAGCAAATGCATATCCGTATTTATTTTCTGAAATGCTTCGAAAAACTACCTCCGGGAAAAATAAAGAAGCACAACAAATACATTTCAGACTAGCTCCGATTATTGAATTATTGTTTGCTGACGGTAGTCCGGGAGGAATAAAAGAATTACTCAGTTATTTCAAACTTACCGAAAACAACTTAAGACTTCCACTTTGGCCTGTAAATGAAGAAGTTAAAAAAAGTATTGTCAAGTTCGCTTCTGAAAATCCTGACCGGTTCTGATATAAAAGCACTTAAATAGTCAAAAAATCTAATTAAAATTGTATATTATAAGGGATAAGCAAGCATAGATTTCTTAATTTTAGAGTTTAATTTTTCAATTAGCGGTTGACATGTTAAATAATCGGAATAATCAACAAACAAACATTGAGTTAAGTGTCTGACATAAAACAATTTATTATATACACATTTTTTACGCTATTTTTTTTATTTACAGCGTTTGATGCATTTTCTCAACAAATAGTTGTCAGTGGAAGAGTTATTGATGACCATACAGAAGAGGCTATCCCTTTTGCTCATGTTCATATTAAAGGTACTCCGGCCGGAACATACACAGACATGGACGGCTATTTCGAATTACAATCATCAGTAAGGGGAGATTCCGTTATAGCAACAACTATCGGTTATCAAAAACAAGCAATAACTATAGAAAGAGCATTAGCCGGGAATGTGACGATTAGAATGTTTCGCTCAGACTTCAATATTGAAGAGGTAGTTGTAAGAGCCGGTGAAAACCCGGCGCATATAATTTTGAGAAAAATTATTGAGAATAAACCTAGACATAACAAGGATAACTTGGAGAATTATAAATATGAGGTTTATAACAAAATTGAGCTGGATCTGACAAACATTACTGAAAACTTTAAAAACAGAAGAATCTTTAGACAGGTAGATTTTATTTTTGACAATATTGACAGCCTTTCAGAAGAAAAACCATTCTTGCCAATTTTTATTACAGAAACCATATCTGAATACGCAAAACGAACAAGTCCAACCCGCGAAAGAGAGCGAATTCTTGCCAGTAAGGTTTCCGGTTCTCAAAACGAAAGCATAACTCAGTTTTTAGGGTCAATGTATCAGGACATAAACATTTATAACAATTGGGTGGATATTTTAAACCGTAGTTTCGTCAGCCCTATAGCAAATCAGGGATTAAGCTACTATAATTATTTTTTGGTAGATAGTGCTTATATAGACGATGTCTGGAGTTTTCAAATACACTTCAAACCCAAGTACAGAGGTAGTAGTACTTTCGTTGGGGAATTCTGGGTTGCAGATTCAAGCTTTGCCATTAACAGAATAAGCATGCAGAT
This Chitinophagaceae bacterium DNA region includes the following protein-coding sequences:
- a CDS encoding 4-hydroxy-tetrahydrodipicolinate synthase, producing MQIEKFKGTGVALVTPFTKDGKIDFNSLEKVIENCISGKADYLVSLGTTGESVTLSKAEKSEVLAFTIEKVAGRKAVVVGCGGNNTQAVVEELKTLPKGVDGVLSVSPYYNKPNQNGIYAHYAHIAKSTSLSVILYNVPSRTGSNMTADTTLRLSEDFKNIIGIKEASGNIDQISEILSKRRPDFLVISGDDALTFPLLSLGIDGVISVVANAYPYLFSEMLRKTTSGKNKEAQQIHFRLAPIIELLFADGSPGGIKELLSYFKLTENNLRLPLWPVNEEVKKSIVKFASENPDRF
- a CDS encoding ABC transporter substrate-binding protein — translated: MSAKSFFSIFLFSSFLFLTSCDTGQQQARVLTEANGGKYYGGVFRINEVEFLRSLYPHNITEVGGSRIANQIYEGLVKMNQETLLIEPLIAESWEIDSQATLFTFQLRQDVYFHDDPCFPDGKGRLVNAHDFVWSFNKLCEASITNQGFWIFENRVKGANEYYASTIEGNPLPEGVSGIRALDDFTLQIELEEPFASFLYILAMNFTSVFPHEAYEKYGRDMRIHTVGTGPFKLTAIRQDETVILSRNENYWRVDEHGNALPYLDGVRVSFINDKKAELLEFRKGNLDMMYRLPLELIYDVINRNDELQPDYSKYQLQYTPTLAIQYYGFLHTNPLFDDINVRKAFNYAINRQTIADFTLKGTGIAAENGFIPPSMPGYNAENVTGYSYNPEKAREYMSKAGYPNGNGFPPVTLQINTGGGLNEQVAEAAQKMLEETLNIRVNMTRLPFAQHLENIETGKTDFWRSGWIGSYPDPEYFLNLFHSIHIPDREDDKSYLNSIRYRSARYDSVFEAALQTVDFDERMQLYEVADNIMMEDAAIIPIFYYKDHRILQPYVRNFHQNPLEHRDLSTVFFVPE
- the acs gene encoding acetate--CoA ligase; the protein is MSYRINSPESFEKAKKKSLENPEAFWEDVARNFTWRKTWDKVCEWDFQKPDVKWFINGKLNITENCLDRHLEKRGDKTALIWEPNDPDEKFLSLTYRELYEKVCQFANVLKKNDVKKGDRVCIYMPMIIETVIAMLACARIGAVHSIVFAGFSAQALADRIIDANARMVLTADGLNRGAKQISLKSIVDTAVKDCPSVEKVIVTERVGEKVDMKEGRDLWLHEELKGVSKECEAEEMDAEDLLFILYTSGSTGKPKGVVHTCGGYMVYTAYSFENVFQYNEEDVYWCSADVGWITGHSYLVYGPLLTGATTIAFEGIPTFPDAGRFWQVIDKHMVNIFYTAPTAIRSLMAAGLEYVKPYSLESLKILGTVGEPINEEAWNWYYNEIGKGNCPVVDTWWQTETGGIMISTMGDFTPMKPAHAAVPLPGIQPVLLSKSGKEITENEKEGLLCIKYPWPSILRTTYGDHERCRKTYFSAFKNHYFTGDGAKRDKDGLYRIIGRVDDVINVSGHRFGTAEIEEAINFNQKVVESAVVGYPHEIKGQGIYAFVICEQIEGNSDTIRAEIIETVAQKIGKIAKPDKIQLVSGLPKTRSGKIMRRILRKVAEGDVSNLGDTSTLLDPKIVEEIINSRIN
- a CDS encoding acetyl-CoA carboxylase carboxyltransferase subunit alpha — its product is MIYLEFEKPIEELEEQLEGLKKISEKGNVDVSVAIKEAESKIKEIRKEIYSNLTGWQKVQLSRHPDRPYTLYYLSEICENFIEMHGDRHFKDDKAIVGGFGSLNGKSVMFIGHQKGINTKMRQYRNFGMANPEGYRKALRLMKLAEKFNKPVVCLIDTPGAYPGLEAEERGQAEAIARNLFEMINLKVPVICIVIGEGASGGALGIGVGDRVYMLENTWYSVISPESCSSILWRSWDYKEQAAEQLKLSSNNMYKFKLVDGILKEPMGGAHANPEEMAKRLKLKLEKTLAELEEMTPDERIEKRIEKFSSMGVYEETKSKK